One window from the genome of Cryptomeria japonica chromosome 6, Sugi_1.0, whole genome shotgun sequence encodes:
- the LOC131030120 gene encoding uncharacterized protein LOC131030120: MPFAGEMPSAALRPSAALRPPTTAAAAAAALRTPATATLTLAGDVVQSPVSPSVVGEPGAAYGSSAGVSDGVTVLPVPSATDWGIHGLGPMAVSVCKPLVFKVSADTNMEIIHTSSVFEAHGLICKFWGFWPSLPQLHTWISQSWELIIKGLPAELEIESSLGSWVQPLDFEGIHFRCRKCFQTRHVAAGCETDKKKKRSASWWKGASSEHYFVKKKSFSQVVTQVPQTEGTPLVSSVALPQECVDACGGIPSEKKDGSYSSMDDPPAS; the protein is encoded by the exons ATGCCATTTGCTGGAGAGATGCCGTCTGCTGCCCTAAGGCCATCTGCCGCCCTAAGGCCGCCTACGACTGCTGCTGCTGCCGCCGCTGCCCTAAGGACGCCTGCTACTGCTACCCTTACACTGGCTGGTGATGTCGTGCAGTCCCCCGTCTCCCCTAGTGTGGTTGGTGAGCCTGGTGCTGCGTATGGGAGCTCTGCGGGGGTTTCAGATGGTGTTACAGTGCTTCCAGTGCCCTCTGCTACTGATTGGGGTATCCATGGCTTGGGGCCTATGGCAGTTTCTGTTTGCAAACCTCTGGTTTTCAAGGTGTCTGCTGATACTAACATGGAGATCATTCACACTTCCTCTGTGTTTGAAGCTCATGGTCTGATCTGCAAGTTTTGGggtttttggccaagccttcctcagctgcacacttggatttcccaaagctgggaactgatcataaaag ggcttccagctgagttagagattgaatcttccttgggatcttgggtccaaccactcgactttgaaggtatccactttagatgtcgaaagtgcttccagactAGACATGTTGCTGCAGggtgtgaaacagataaaaagaaaaaaagatctgcctcttggtggaaaggtgcatcctctgaacactattttgttaaaaagaaaagcttctcccaggtggtcACACAAGTTCCTCAGACTGAGGGTACGCCTCTTGTTTCTAGTGTTGCCTTGCCTCAGGAATGTGTGGATGCCTGCGGTGGCATCCCGAGTGAGAAAAAAGATGGATCTTATTCTTCGATGGATGACCCTCCCGCATCTTAG